One part of the Arachidicoccus terrestris genome encodes these proteins:
- a CDS encoding SusD/RagB family nutrient-binding outer membrane lipoprotein, whose translation MKYSLNKFLFRSGALLISGVLILGISSCKKELVRINKNPNAVENPTPDYLLGGAEKSAADAYWGATANFGSSQLIIQQWAAIQYTDADRYIYDASSFSSFWTALYSVSLTNIKVMMKLAEEAGNNNYIGVGHILRAWNFQLLTDAYGNVPYKESGKIESSSLAAYDSQQEVYTGILSELDTALVQLDPNGTPIEGDLIYDGNIANWRRFARSLQLRIALRIADADPSLAKATVQKVLNSKELISSNAQTAQFVYDESPNWNPVASNFSTRNDYRISKTVVDRLYALKDPRLPVYARLPENDKITKYVGVPNGLTTSDANSLGLANTSKPGTYFSADNAPAVIQAYSEVLFLRAEAAARGFSSENPATLYNEAITASLKQYGITDAAVIGAYLAQASVKYDASNYKKSIGDQKWIALFGEGLEAFAEWRRLDYPTLQAAVAGKYGDKIPVRFIYPSTEQTLNGKAYKAAVAAQGTDDLFTKLWFDKH comes from the coding sequence ATGAAATATTCACTCAATAAATTTCTATTTCGCTCAGGTGCATTACTTATAAGCGGTGTGCTGATCCTGGGCATCAGCTCCTGCAAAAAAGAACTTGTTCGTATCAATAAAAACCCCAATGCAGTAGAAAATCCGACACCCGACTATCTTTTAGGCGGCGCAGAAAAAAGCGCTGCAGACGCCTATTGGGGAGCGACCGCCAACTTCGGATCCAGCCAGCTGATTATTCAGCAATGGGCGGCGATTCAATATACGGATGCGGACCGGTATATTTATGACGCCAGCAGTTTCTCTTCTTTTTGGACAGCGTTATACTCCGTTTCACTGACCAACATTAAAGTGATGATGAAACTGGCCGAAGAGGCTGGAAATAATAACTATATCGGTGTCGGCCATATACTCAGAGCCTGGAATTTTCAACTGCTGACAGATGCATATGGCAATGTCCCCTACAAAGAATCCGGAAAAATTGAATCGTCTTCCCTGGCAGCCTATGACAGCCAGCAAGAGGTTTATACCGGTATACTTAGTGAATTGGATACAGCTTTAGTACAACTCGATCCTAATGGCACACCTATTGAGGGTGATTTGATCTACGATGGCAATATTGCTAACTGGAGAAGATTTGCCCGGAGCCTGCAGTTGCGCATCGCACTCAGAATCGCAGACGCAGACCCGTCGCTGGCAAAAGCTACAGTTCAAAAAGTACTGAACAGTAAAGAATTGATCAGTTCCAACGCTCAGACAGCGCAGTTCGTCTACGATGAATCTCCGAACTGGAACCCCGTCGCCAGCAATTTTTCTACACGTAATGATTACAGAATTTCCAAGACAGTTGTAGACCGGTTATATGCACTCAAGGATCCGAGGCTGCCCGTGTATGCCAGACTTCCCGAAAATGATAAGATTACCAAATATGTAGGTGTTCCCAACGGCTTAACGACCTCAGACGCCAACAGCCTGGGACTGGCCAACACCTCTAAACCCGGCACATATTTTTCAGCAGATAATGCACCGGCAGTTATCCAGGCATACAGTGAAGTACTCTTCTTAAGAGCAGAAGCCGCAGCAAGGGGCTTCAGTTCCGAAAACCCGGCTACGCTATACAATGAAGCCATCACCGCCTCCCTGAAGCAATACGGCATCACTGACGCAGCAGTGATTGGAGCCTACCTTGCTCAGGCCTCCGTTAAATATGACGCCTCCAATTACAAGAAATCCATTGGAGACCAAAAATGGATCGCACTATTCGGAGAAGGGCTGGAAGCCTTTGCCGAATGGCGCAGACTGGATTATCCAACGCTCCAGGCAGCTGTTGCAGGCAAATACGGAGATAAAATTCCGGTACGCTTTATTTATCCCTCAACAGAGCAGACATTAAATGGCAAGGCCTATAAGGCGGCAGTGGCAGCCCAGGGTACTGATGACTTGTTTACCAAACTCTGGTTTGATAAACATTAG
- a CDS encoding methylglyoxal synthase codes for MPAPRILQKKKTIALVAHDHKKDDLIAWIGENKEKLIPHQMVATGTTGKLIEQHLGVPVHKVLSGPLGGDQQIGSMIANGQIDIVIFFWDPMEAQPHDSDVKALLRLGVVWNIPMACCPATADFLISSAYMDSTYECKQTDYTAYLKRRIEP; via the coding sequence ATGCCTGCTCCAAGGATTTTACAAAAAAAGAAGACCATTGCTTTAGTTGCCCATGATCACAAGAAAGATGATCTGATTGCCTGGATCGGTGAAAACAAAGAAAAGCTGATCCCGCATCAGATGGTCGCTACCGGCACCACAGGTAAGTTGATTGAACAGCATCTAGGCGTGCCGGTACATAAAGTGCTGAGCGGCCCTTTAGGCGGTGATCAGCAGATCGGCTCCATGATCGCCAATGGCCAAATAGATATCGTGATTTTTTTCTGGGACCCTATGGAGGCGCAGCCGCATGACAGTGATGTAAAAGCGCTGTTGCGCCTGGGCGTTGTCTGGAATATTCCCATGGCCTGTTGTCCGGCAACAGCCGATTTTCTGATATCTTCTGCTTACATGGACAGCACTTATGAATGTAAGCAGACCGACTATACGGCTTATCTTAAAAGACGCATCGAACCCTAG
- a CDS encoding methionine aminotransferase, translated as MITIHSKFPHTTTSIFTEMSKLAIDNNAINLGQGFPDYPMDPLLIKAVTKAMENGYNQYAPSSGYEAFRNLLAAKAQAELGQSFDPVTEITITPGATNALFTVISTFVRQKDEVLYFDPAYDSYHPSILAVGGIPIAVPMQYPDFQLDIDLLKGYITKATRMIILNTPHNPTGATLKSAQLKALHELLKDTNIIVLCDEVYEHVIFDDQPHHSPLGFPFLRERSISVHSFGKMFNCTGWKTGYIMADAPLMAEIRKVHQNNAFSTFSPVQIALTEYMHDPDTYLRLAGSLQKKRDLLMNALKGSPLKPFPVEGSYFQLYSYEGFSEMKEKDFAVWLTKAAGITGIPLSSLCEKFGDHKLIRFCFAKKEATLQQAAEKLSQLGKTLTPPH; from the coding sequence ATGATCACTATACATTCAAAATTTCCCCATACGACCACCAGCATTTTTACAGAAATGTCCAAACTGGCCATAGATAATAATGCCATAAACCTGGGACAGGGATTTCCGGATTACCCCATGGACCCGCTCCTGATTAAAGCAGTCACAAAAGCAATGGAAAACGGCTATAATCAGTACGCGCCATCCAGCGGCTACGAAGCCTTCAGAAACCTGTTAGCAGCAAAGGCCCAGGCCGAACTAGGGCAGTCATTTGACCCTGTGACGGAAATCACTATTACGCCCGGGGCCACCAACGCACTTTTTACCGTAATTTCCACCTTTGTCAGACAAAAAGACGAGGTGTTGTACTTTGACCCGGCCTATGACAGCTATCACCCGTCGATACTCGCCGTCGGCGGCATTCCCATTGCGGTGCCCATGCAATACCCCGACTTCCAGCTGGACATTGATCTACTAAAAGGGTATATAACGAAAGCCACCCGGATGATTATACTCAATACACCACATAACCCAACGGGCGCCACGCTTAAGTCAGCGCAATTAAAAGCGCTCCATGAATTATTAAAAGACACGAATATTATCGTACTCTGCGATGAGGTTTATGAGCATGTTATTTTTGACGACCAGCCTCATCATTCTCCATTAGGCTTTCCGTTTTTAAGAGAACGTTCTATATCGGTACACTCTTTTGGAAAGATGTTTAATTGCACCGGCTGGAAGACGGGGTATATTATGGCCGACGCCCCGTTAATGGCAGAAATCAGAAAAGTGCATCAGAACAATGCCTTCAGTACATTTTCTCCGGTCCAGATCGCGCTCACTGAATATATGCATGATCCGGATACCTACCTAAGACTTGCCGGGTCCCTGCAAAAGAAGAGAGATCTTTTAATGAACGCCTTAAAGGGTAGCCCCCTTAAACCCTTTCCGGTGGAAGGCAGCTATTTTCAGTTATACAGTTACGAGGGCTTTAGTGAGATGAAAGAAAAGGACTTCGCTGTCTGGCTGACCAAAGCAGCCGGCATCACAGGGATCCCCCTCTCCTCTTTATGCGAAAAGTTCGGTGATCATAAACTCATACGTTTTTGTTTTGCCAAAAAAGAAGCAACCCTTCAACAGGCGGCTGAGAAACTGAGCCAACTGGGCAAAACCCTGACCCCTCCCCATTAA
- a CDS encoding T9SS type A sorting domain-containing protein has product MDRNLPSLCFKLFVACFLLSFNQLRGQITPGPGGIVYVNRSVTGGTHSGNSWANAVPELADVLLWARDQDLANPNWLSGDSIRVFVAEGTYKPLYNADEANRHTDGTIDNAFVLINKVYLYGGFPGTGNPGLQDREWKAYPTVLSGDIGAPGDYADNVCHVVIIAGANPARQDKKIDGFVVTGGAATYSQQSPGVRIEDVQMQYVRTEAGGIFILTPVGGDVFSQVLNTTVTENHANFGGGVSIRTANALLKNVIIKDNTAAQNGGGLISSGSNHSVIVNTLITGNNAASGGGIYSFFGAARYHNLTVAANTATGQGNELYFENQVYDDPMLPKPDSARFFNCIFWHPGSTGITNVFVAIDTVFSVSHSIFPGAQPWPGAGNLNQAPVFTDVAGKDFSLRLTSPAINKGINDSVATSTPTDLAGKNRIVGSYVDMGAYENPDGATLPVSVVSFKGAYAGGLATIEWLSGLESHFDHYELESGPNGKAFAKVIRKTATGSHSLYKVTTPQEGPVAYYRLKLVDKDGSSSYYDKVIRIAQNAESKLSVYPNPAKKMMYLQVSKAGVLKIYDASGKQVQQVAVQVGKAAVNVESLAAGLYFCVLGEQRFSFVKAR; this is encoded by the coding sequence ATGGATAGAAATTTACCCTCTTTATGCTTTAAATTATTTGTTGCCTGTTTTTTATTGTCGTTTAATCAGCTCCGTGGCCAGATTACCCCGGGGCCGGGCGGCATTGTCTATGTCAATCGAAGTGTGACAGGCGGAACACATTCCGGGAACAGCTGGGCTAATGCCGTTCCTGAATTAGCGGATGTGTTGCTGTGGGCCAGAGATCAGGATCTGGCAAACCCCAACTGGCTGAGTGGAGATTCTATCCGGGTTTTTGTAGCGGAAGGAACTTATAAGCCGCTTTATAATGCCGATGAAGCGAACCGTCATACGGACGGAACTATAGATAATGCCTTTGTTCTCATCAATAAAGTATACTTGTATGGAGGATTTCCCGGTACAGGGAATCCTGGTCTCCAGGATCGGGAGTGGAAGGCCTATCCTACTGTTTTAAGCGGAGATATCGGCGCCCCCGGAGACTATGCTGACAATGTATGCCATGTGGTGATAATAGCGGGGGCTAATCCGGCAAGGCAGGATAAGAAAATCGATGGCTTTGTCGTAACAGGGGGGGCCGCGACTTACTCGCAGCAATCTCCGGGAGTTCGTATTGAAGACGTTCAAATGCAGTATGTAAGAACAGAGGCCGGCGGTATTTTTATTTTAACGCCGGTTGGGGGAGATGTATTTTCTCAGGTACTAAACACCACCGTGACAGAGAATCATGCCAATTTCGGCGGAGGTGTATCTATTCGGACGGCAAATGCTTTATTGAAGAACGTCATTATAAAAGACAATACAGCTGCTCAAAATGGAGGAGGACTTATTAGCTCGGGCAGTAACCATTCGGTGATAGTAAACACATTGATTACCGGAAATAATGCGGCCTCAGGTGGCGGTATTTACAGTTTTTTCGGAGCAGCCAGATATCATAACCTGACAGTTGCAGCTAATACGGCGACCGGACAAGGCAATGAACTCTATTTTGAGAATCAGGTATATGATGATCCTATGCTGCCAAAGCCGGATTCTGCCCGCTTTTTCAACTGCATTTTCTGGCATCCGGGCAGTACCGGTATAACGAATGTTTTCGTAGCAATAGATACGGTCTTTTCGGTAAGTCACAGTATCTTTCCCGGCGCTCAGCCCTGGCCGGGAGCAGGTAATCTGAACCAGGCGCCGGTCTTTACCGATGTGGCCGGGAAAGATTTTTCCCTCCGGTTAACCAGCCCCGCGATTAATAAAGGCATCAATGACTCAGTGGCGACCAGTACGCCGACTGATCTTGCCGGTAAGAACAGGATTGTCGGCAGCTACGTGGATATGGGTGCATATGAGAATCCTGATGGCGCCACATTACCGGTCAGCGTTGTTTCATTTAAAGGTGCATACGCCGGCGGTCTGGCGACCATTGAATGGCTGAGCGGTCTTGAATCGCATTTTGACCACTATGAATTAGAATCTGGCCCCAACGGAAAAGCATTTGCGAAAGTCATTCGTAAAACGGCCACCGGGAGCCACAGCCTCTATAAGGTGACGACACCGCAAGAAGGACCTGTTGCTTATTACAGGCTGAAGTTAGTCGATAAGGATGGTAGCAGCAGTTATTACGACAAGGTGATCAGGATCGCGCAAAACGCCGAATCCAAGCTGTCGGTTTATCCGAATCCGGCAAAAAAAATGATGTATCTGCAGGTGTCGAAAGCAGGCGTACTGAAGATATATGATGCCAGTGGAAAGCAGGTACAGCAGGTTGCTGTCCAGGTTGGAAAGGCTGCAGTTAATGTCGAGTCGCTTGCTGCCGGTCTCTATTTTTGTGTATTAGGTGAGCAGCGTTTTTCCTTTGTAAAAGCCCGCTAA
- a CDS encoding winged helix-turn-helix transcriptional regulator — protein MIENATLTPTDHHRKKLIEPTANKGTADNKDEEKELHALCKPRLRAIHDTMDLLSGKWKVAIIGYLHTMGKCRFMQLQRNIEGIGAKMLSKELKDLEINELVTRTVLHTRPVTVEYELTDYGKTLQNIINELCSWGFKHRERILKKQTECSCGEDPEFGCEAPKATKIAG, from the coding sequence ATGATAGAAAATGCAACACTGACGCCAACAGATCATCATAGAAAAAAGCTGATAGAACCTACGGCAAATAAAGGAACAGCTGACAATAAAGACGAAGAGAAAGAATTACATGCGCTATGCAAACCCCGCTTAAGGGCCATTCATGACACGATGGATCTGCTGAGCGGTAAATGGAAAGTCGCTATTATTGGTTATTTACACACAATGGGTAAATGCCGTTTTATGCAGTTGCAGAGAAATATTGAAGGCATTGGTGCCAAAATGCTGTCCAAAGAATTAAAAGATCTGGAAATCAATGAACTGGTTACCCGTACTGTTTTGCATACCAGACCCGTAACCGTTGAGTACGAACTTACAGATTACGGAAAGACCCTGCAAAATATTATCAATGAATTATGCAGCTGGGGATTCAAGCACCGGGAAAGAATCCTGAAAAAACAAACCGAATGCAGTTGTGGTGAAGACCCTGAGTTTGGCTGTGAAGCGCCTAAAGCGACCAAGATCGCCGGATAA
- a CDS encoding SusC/RagA family TonB-linked outer membrane protein yields the protein MKHRYLLSLLLWVSFSALHAQTPAVKGTVHSDTGTPLSGVSIRIVGGKATLSSNLGNFTLTANAGDTLNFSYIGYEPAQIVVGDPSTPIDIALHQSSSELSEVVVTALGISKEKKSLGYSVQELKTEQLNTTQTPNLVNNLSGKIAGVRVTNSQGDMGSSRIVIRGETSIAGNNQPLFVIDGVPVDNSQLGAGGSRDYANAIADLNSEDIESMSVLKGPNAAALYGSRAAHGVIIIKTKSGKKKKGLGISFNSNNTFSSLLVLPEYQNVFGQGGNGQFSYVDGNGGGLNDNVDESWGPRMEGQLIPQFGSNGEAVPFVAHPDNVKSFFKTGFSTSNSISIADAGDKYSYRVGFNDGHQTGVIPNSKLNKRNISLNSRFKITDKLSLSAMANYLISDAPNLPGIGGKRASSTMLQFTWFGRQVDMQSLKDSYFSTGSPDNWNNAYYPNPYFGAYENTVQQRRDRLIGDVGLTYDIAPGLTAHFHSGTDYYNDRRKLKIAYGTSGTPFGSYEEIGYTVNENNTEGTLNFDTKLNSDFSLNILAGGNIRNKTYEENDQKAPRLAVGGVYTLDNSRDPLISNNYYSHLKVYSLYGSAQLGYKNYAFINVTARNDWSSTLPENNLSYFYPSVNGTVVFTDLFNIKSDVLSYGKVRGGWAEVGADTDPYQLYNTYGFSLFGSSPLLTTSGIQMNEKFQSESTTSTELGLDLGFFHSRATLDISLYNTNSFNQILKVDITPTSGYTQQLLNAGKINNKGLEVALGVTPIKNEDLSWNFSVNFARNKSEVKYLDDAGQLENYTLGSDGTVQVVAAVGKTYGTLIGTAYQRDNKGNILVGSNGLPQTDPTLQDLGHFTPDWNGGFYNNLKYKNWGLSFLIDASIGGSIYSGSNSTGQYTGVLASTLPGRGAEFGGLNYYYPNNDKNKLPVAASGSAPNGEKIYDDGIIAPGVTGDGKANEQIIPASLYYKTISSVDEQYVYDASYVKFRELRISYQLPGAWLSRIGVQGASVALVGRNLFFIYKKAPNIDPETAFSTGNGQGLEDLTLPTSRNYGINLSVQF from the coding sequence ATGAAACATCGTTACCTATTATCGTTGTTACTCTGGGTAAGCTTCTCAGCACTGCATGCACAGACGCCGGCAGTAAAGGGAACTGTCCACTCAGATACCGGCACCCCCCTGTCCGGGGTAAGCATCCGCATCGTGGGCGGCAAAGCAACTTTAAGCTCCAACCTGGGCAATTTCACGCTTACAGCCAACGCCGGTGATACACTAAACTTTTCCTACATCGGCTACGAGCCTGCACAAATAGTTGTTGGTGACCCTAGCACTCCGATTGACATAGCCTTACATCAATCTTCCAGTGAACTCAGTGAAGTCGTTGTCACAGCCCTGGGTATCTCAAAAGAGAAAAAATCACTTGGTTATTCAGTGCAAGAGCTAAAAACAGAACAGCTCAATACAACGCAGACCCCGAACTTAGTCAATAACCTTTCGGGGAAGATAGCGGGTGTCAGAGTCACTAATTCTCAGGGAGACATGGGCTCTTCCAGGATTGTGATTCGTGGAGAAACATCTATTGCGGGAAACAATCAGCCCTTATTTGTCATAGATGGCGTTCCTGTTGACAACTCCCAACTGGGTGCCGGCGGTTCAAGAGACTATGCCAATGCAATCGCTGATCTGAATTCTGAAGACATTGAATCAATGAGTGTTCTAAAAGGGCCCAATGCAGCAGCCCTTTATGGCAGCCGTGCAGCACATGGTGTCATCATCATTAAAACCAAATCAGGCAAAAAGAAAAAAGGACTCGGCATTAGCTTTAATTCTAACAATACTTTCAGCAGTTTGCTTGTGCTTCCTGAATATCAGAATGTATTTGGGCAAGGAGGTAACGGACAGTTCAGTTACGTCGATGGCAACGGCGGCGGCCTAAATGATAACGTGGATGAAAGCTGGGGCCCCAGAATGGAAGGCCAGTTAATTCCCCAGTTCGGCTCAAATGGAGAAGCGGTCCCTTTTGTTGCACATCCAGACAATGTCAAAAGCTTCTTTAAAACTGGGTTTTCTACATCCAACAGTATTTCCATCGCCGATGCGGGCGACAAATACAGTTATAGAGTCGGGTTCAATGACGGGCATCAGACAGGTGTTATTCCCAATTCAAAACTCAATAAAAGAAATATCTCTTTAAACAGCAGATTCAAGATTACCGATAAACTCAGCCTTTCGGCCATGGCCAACTACCTGATTTCAGATGCACCCAACCTGCCGGGCATTGGTGGCAAGAGGGCCAGCAGCACAATGTTACAGTTTACCTGGTTCGGCAGACAAGTGGATATGCAATCACTGAAAGACAGCTATTTTTCTACCGGCAGCCCCGACAACTGGAACAACGCCTATTATCCGAATCCTTACTTCGGTGCCTATGAAAATACCGTTCAGCAAAGAAGAGACCGTCTGATTGGCGACGTCGGACTGACCTACGATATTGCTCCAGGTTTAACCGCTCATTTTCACAGCGGTACAGATTATTACAATGACCGGAGAAAGCTAAAAATTGCCTATGGCACCAGTGGCACCCCATTTGGATCTTATGAAGAAATTGGTTACACCGTTAATGAAAACAATACAGAAGGTACACTTAATTTTGATACAAAACTCAATAGTGACTTCTCACTGAATATTCTGGCCGGCGGTAATATCCGTAACAAAACCTATGAAGAGAATGATCAAAAGGCACCAAGACTGGCCGTTGGCGGCGTGTATACCCTGGATAATTCCAGAGATCCGTTAATATCCAATAACTACTACAGTCATTTAAAAGTCTATAGCCTTTACGGGTCCGCCCAGTTGGGTTATAAGAACTATGCTTTTATCAATGTAACGGCCAGAAATGACTGGTCTTCTACCCTGCCTGAAAATAATCTTTCCTATTTCTATCCGTCTGTAAACGGTACGGTCGTATTCACAGATTTATTCAATATTAAAAGTGATGTACTGAGCTATGGCAAGGTGCGCGGTGGCTGGGCAGAAGTGGGCGCTGATACAGATCCCTATCAACTCTACAACACCTATGGGTTCTCCCTGTTTGGTTCCAGTCCGCTGTTGACAACTTCAGGCATCCAGATGAATGAAAAGTTCCAGAGTGAATCCACCACTTCAACTGAACTGGGTCTGGATCTGGGCTTCTTCCACAGCAGAGCTACATTGGATATCAGTTTATATAATACCAACAGCTTTAACCAGATCCTAAAAGTAGATATCACGCCTACTTCAGGCTATACGCAACAGTTATTAAATGCAGGCAAGATCAATAACAAAGGCCTGGAAGTGGCCCTGGGTGTTACGCCTATAAAAAACGAGGACCTAAGCTGGAACTTCTCTGTAAATTTCGCGCGGAACAAAAGCGAAGTAAAGTACCTGGATGATGCCGGGCAACTGGAGAACTATACATTAGGCAGTGATGGAACGGTACAGGTAGTCGCAGCTGTAGGCAAAACCTATGGCACCCTTATTGGAACGGCCTATCAGCGCGATAACAAAGGTAATATACTGGTTGGCTCCAATGGCCTGCCCCAAACCGACCCCACACTGCAAGACCTGGGGCACTTTACACCCGACTGGAACGGAGGATTCTACAATAATTTAAAATATAAAAACTGGGGGCTAAGTTTTTTAATTGACGCCAGTATCGGCGGCTCCATATATTCTGGCAGTAACTCTACGGGACAATACACGGGGGTACTTGCTTCCACACTCCCTGGAAGAGGCGCGGAATTCGGCGGGCTCAATTATTACTATCCGAACAACGATAAAAACAAATTGCCGGTGGCTGCCTCAGGGAGCGCACCCAATGGTGAGAAAATATACGATGATGGCATAATTGCGCCGGGCGTAACCGGTGACGGAAAGGCCAATGAGCAGATCATACCGGCTTCCTTATACTACAAGACCATTTCCTCAGTGGATGAGCAGTATGTATATGATGCCAGTTATGTCAAATTCAGAGAACTGCGTATCAGCTACCAATTACCGGGCGCCTGGTTGTCCCGTATAGGTGTTCAGGGTGCCAGCGTTGCACTGGTAGGCCGCAATCTTTTCTTTATTTATAAAAAAGCCCCCAATATTGATCCGGAAACTGCCTTTTCTACGGGCAACGGACAAGGTCTGGAAGATCTTACACTGCCCACTTCCAGAAATTATGGCATCAACTTAAGTGTTCAATTCTAA
- a CDS encoding metallophosphoesterase family protein, with protein MTKIGLLSDTHSYLPEAVFEHFADVDEIWHGGDVGDSSVIDRLEAFKPLRGVYGNIDGTAIRSRFPLDNLFYLEDVKVLMRHIGGYPGRYAPGVREIIKKEKPGLFISGHSHILKIMYDEKLHCLHMNPGACGKQGWHQVQTLIKFHINGTDIAGCQVIELGKR; from the coding sequence ATGACAAAAATTGGTTTATTATCTGATACGCATAGCTATCTGCCCGAAGCCGTATTCGAACATTTTGCCGATGTAGATGAGATCTGGCATGGAGGTGATGTGGGGGACTCGTCCGTGATCGATAGGCTGGAGGCGTTTAAACCCTTAAGGGGAGTGTATGGGAATATCGACGGTACTGCCATTCGCAGCCGTTTTCCCCTGGATAATCTATTTTATCTTGAAGACGTAAAAGTATTGATGCGCCATATTGGGGGGTATCCGGGCAGATATGCGCCTGGTGTAAGAGAGATCATTAAGAAGGAAAAGCCAGGGTTGTTTATCAGTGGTCATTCACATATTCTGAAGATCATGTATGATGAGAAGCTTCATTGCCTGCACATGAATCCGGGTGCCTGTGGCAAGCAAGGCTGGCATCAGGTGCAAACACTGATTAAGTTCCATATCAATGGTACGGATATCGCGGGATGTCAGGTTATTGAGCTCGGCAAGCGTTAG